From the genome of Gammaproteobacteria bacterium:
TTCATGAGCGAACTGCTGCTGCAGGCGACGGAGGCCGGGTTGCGAGATTCCTTCTTCGTGCACTACGCCCCCAACCTCGGGCGCGGCGACGATGGCCAGGAACGCGTCAAGTACAGCGACGGCGACGATGCCGGCACCACCGACTTCCAGTTCATGCTCAAGGGCGCGATCAAGGAAGTCGGCGTGCTGGTGATCCTCAACCATTACTACCGACAGCACACCGGCCGCTACCCGCTGGGCGAACACTTCAACGCCCGACAGGCGCCCCGTGACCCTGTCGCGCTGCTCAAGCTCGCACAGGATCACTTCGATCCGGCGTCCATGCCGCGCATCGTCGGCGTGGGCGATACCGTCAGCTCCCACGCTCAGGTACTCGCCGGACGCACCGAGCATTTGCGCGGCGGCAGCGATCGCGGATTCCTCACGCTGGTCCAGCAATTGGGCGATCGCTTCGACACCGATAACACCGTGATCTACATCGACAGCAGTTGCGGCGAAGTGCGCCGTCCGGGTATTGACGCTGCGCTGCTCCGCAATCGCGACACCGATCCCGACCGGTTTCCGTGGCCGGCCCTGCAAGGCATCAGTGATCCGGAAGATCCTCTGAAGCTGGATGCAATCTTTCCCGGTGGACACGCGCAATACGTGGACTTCTTCTGCGAGCTGGCACAGCGGCGCGGCCGGCTCGAAACGCTTGACTGAACATCCTGGAGCATCATCAATGAACGTCAGCGAAGCCGTCGACAGCCGGCGCAGCGTGCGCGCCTTTCTGGACCAGCCTGTGGACCTCGGAATGTTGCGCGAGGTACTGGAGCGCGCCGCCCGCGCACCCTCCGGCGGCAACCTCCAGCCCTGGCGCCTGTACGTGCTCAGCGGCGATGCACTGTCACGCCTCAAGGACGCGATGCAGCGGCGGTTGAACACGCGTCCGACACCCGACCTGCCATTGGACTACGAGGTCTATCCCTCACCGCTCGGCGAGCCGTACCGCAGCGAGCGTTACGCCGTGGGCGAGGCGATGTACGCCGAACTCGGCATCGCACGCGCGGACAAGGCCGGCCGTCTGCAACAGTTCGCCAACAACTACCGCTTCTTTGGCGCCCCGGTCGCCCTGTTCTGCTACGTCGATCGCGGCATGGGGCCGCCGCAATGGTCGGACCTGGGCATGTACCTGCAAACCGTGATGCTGTTGCTGCGCGAGCGCGGGCTCGACAGCTGCGCGCAGGAATGCTGGTCGGTCTATCACCGCGAAGTCGCCGCGCAGCTCTCGCCGCCCGAGGAATGGATGCTGTTTTGCGGCATGGCGATTGGCCACGCCGATCCGGACGCGCCGGTCAATCGCCTGCGCTCGCGCCGGCTGCCGCTCGATCAGTTCGTGCAGTGGCGGTCGTGAACGCCGCTACGGACTGAGGCGATCGGCACGCTCGAACACCGTGCCGCCAGCGGAAGCATCATCGGTGGCGACCAGAATTCCGCCACCGTCTCCCGAAATCGCAAGCTCGTAGTCCGCGACATGGCTTTGCGCGATCACGCCCAGGCGCCGGAAGTGCGCCTTACCGGCCTCGCTCAGACTGAGCCGCTGGTCCGCACCACGATCAGGCTTGGGCTGATCATTGACGCACATTGCCGGTGCTGCGTTTCGACAGATCGAGGTCTGGGCAGGCACGCACGAAAAAACCCGAACGCAACCGGCTCCCCGGCGGGATAATCGCCGCAAACCTTTCCGCGGAGTGTCGGTCTTGACGCCATTTTCTGCCTTCCTCGAACCGATATCGGCTGTCCCGAAGCAGTCCATCCAACTCACTGCCGACTGGGCGCAGGGCCGCGCCACCTACGGTGGATTGGTGGCCGCGCTGATGCTCCAAGGTATGCAAAGCCATGTTGACACCGAGCGCCTACTGCGCTCCGTTCAGGTCACCTTCGTGGCGCCGGCTGCGCCACAGGAAGCCCAGCTGTGCGTTGAGACCCTGCGCGTCGGTGGTTCGGTCACGCTGATGAGTGCCCGCCTGGTCCAGGCTGGTTTGGTCTGCGCCACCGCCACTGCCAGTTTCGGCGCGCCCAGAGTCTCAACGATCCACATCCCCGGCGTGCCACGTCCGGAAGTCGTGGCACCCGAGCAGCTGCGGTCCACCCCATATATTCCCGGTGTGGTGCCTACCTTCCTGCAGCACTTCGACATGCGCTGGGCCAGCGGCAACTTACCGCTCTCAGGCGCGAAGGAGCCGGACTTCAGCGGCTGGCTGAAATTTCGGGAGCTAGCCGCACGCTGGAGCGACGTCTGGATGATCGGCCTGCTGGACGCCTGGCCCGCCGGCGTCCTGCCGATGCTGAGCAAGCCCGCGCCGGCCAGCTCGTTGAGTTGGGCTATTGATCTGGTGACACCGGGCGAAGCCGTGCCGCCGGACGGCTGGTGGTTCTACGCAGTGCAGACGCAAGGCGCGGCCGATGGCTATACCCAGGCGGACGCCCGCCTGTGGTTGCCGGACGGCCGGCTCGCCGCCGTCAGCCGACAGACTTCGGCGGTGTTCGGCTGAGGGTGACCGGCGGCTTCTGAAGGACCATCAGCCTCCGGCGATCGTCATCCTGTCGATCAATACGGACCCGGTCTGAATGCCGCCGCGGGTATCGACGTCGCTGCCGATCGCGGCGATGCCGGCGAACATGTCGAGCAGATTGCCGGCGATCGTGACTTCGCGGACCGGGAAGGCGATTTCGCCGTTCTCGACCCAGAATCCGGCGGCACCGCGCGAATAGTCGCCGGTGACGAGGTTCACGCCCTGCCCCATCAGTTCGGTCACGACGAAGCCTTCGCCCATGTCGCGCAGCAGGGCCTTGAAGTCCTGTTCGCCGGGCTTCGCCAGCAGATTGTAGGTGCCGCCGGCGTTGCCGGTGGTCTGCAAGCCCAGGCGGCGTGCGGAGTAGCTGGACAGCAGCCAGCCCTGGATCACGCCGTTTTCGATCAGCTCTCGCTCACGCGTGGCGACGCCTTCCTGGTCGAAGGCGGCGCTGCTGGGACCGGCCTTGATGAACGGACGCTGCGAGAGGTTCACGATCGGTGAGAACACCTGCTCGCCAAGCTTGTCGAGCAGGAAGCTGGTCTTGCGGTACAGGGCACTGCCGGAAATGCCGGACGTGAAATGCCCGAACAGGCCACGTGCCTGCTCCGGCACGAACAACACCGGCGCCTCGCGCGTGGAGAGCGACTTGGCACCGAGCCGCGACACCGTGCGTTCGCCGGCGCGGCGCCCGATCGACTCCGCGCTATCGAGCTTGTCGGGCACGCGGCCAGCGCTGTACCAGTAGTCGCGCTGCATCATGCCGTCGGCCTCGGCGATCACCGAACAACTCATCTGGTGGGACGTGCCGCGTCGTTCGCCGATGAAGCCATGGGTGTTGCCGTAGATCTGCGCGGATTCGCGCGTATCGACGCCGGCACCCTCGCTGCGCGTGATGCGTGCGTCGACGGCGCGGGCCGCGGCTTCGCATTCGCTGGCAATTTCTATGGCCTGCTCCGGCGCGATGTCCCAGGGATGGAACAGATCCAGATCCGGAAATTCCATGGCCATCAGTTCGGCATCGGCGAGCCCCGAGTACGGGTCCTCGCCGGAGGCGCGCGCAATCGCCAGCGCGGCGTCGACCGTGGAGGCGAGGCCGGCATCGGAGAAATCGCTGGTGCTGGCAGAACCGCTGCGCTGGCCGACATGCACCGTCAGCGACAGGTCGCGGTCACGCTGGAACTCCACCGATTCGACCTCGGCATTGCGCACGTTCACGGTCAGCGCGCGGCTCACCGATACACCGGCGTCGGCGGCGATGGCGCCGCCCTTGCGCGCGGCGTCGAGCACGGCGCCGAGGCGGCGTTCGAGTTCGGCGCGGTCCGGCAGGGCTTGGCGTTGGGGAAGTTGGCTCATGTCTGTCCTGAAGTCGAAAGGGCGTCCAGCAGCTTTTGATGCACACCACCGAAATCGCCGTTGCTCATGACGAGTATGCGGTCTGTCGGGCGCGCTTCATGCACGACGGCCGCAACGAGTTGGTCCAGCGTAGCGGCCACGTGCAGCTTGTCCGCCAGCGAAGCCAACGCCGCCTGCGCGTTCCATTTCAGGTCCGGTCGGGCGTAGACGAAACAGGCGTCGGCCTGGCTCAGTGAATCGGAAAGTTCGGCCTGGTGCGAACCCAGACGCATGGTATTGGAGCGCGGCTCGAGCACGGCCAGCACTCGCCCGCCGGCCTGCCGGAGCAGGGCGTCGACGGTCACACGGATCGCCGTGGGGTGGTGCGCGAAATCGTCGAACACCTGCACGCCGCGGACCTGGCCACGCAGTTCCAGCCGCCGGCGGGTGTTGCGGAACCGGCTCAGCGCGTCGGCCGACTGACGCGGCGGGACGCCGACATGCGCGGCCGCCGCGATCGCCGCCAGCGCATTGCTGCGATTGTGCAGTCCGGCCATCGGCGTCGTCACCGCACCATGGTTCTGTTCGCCCTGAAACAGTTCGAAGCCGCCGTCCCGCGCGGTCGCGTGCCATCCGGACGCGGTGTCGAAATACTCGGTCTCGCTCCAGCAGCCCATCTGCAGCACACGCGCGAGATTGGCGTCCGCGCCATTGACGATCAGTCGCCCGCTGCGCGGCACGGTGCGAATCAGGTGGTGGAACTGGCGTTCGATGCTGGCGAGGTCCGGAAAGATGTCGGCGTGATCGTATTCGAGATTGTTGAGCACACAGGTGCGCGGACGGTAGTGCACGAACTTGCTGCGCTTGTCGAAGAACGCGGTGTCGTACTCGTCCGCTTCCACGACGAAGTATTTTCCGGCGCCGAGCCGGGCCGAAATGCCGAAGTTCATCGGCACGCCACCGATCAGAAAGCCCGGCTCCAGGCCCGCGTCCTCCAGCAGCCAGGCCAGCAGGCTGGATGTCGTGGTCTTGCCGTGGGTGCCGGCCACGGCCAGCACATGGCGGCCGGCCAGTACGTGTTCGGCCAGCCACTGCGGACCGGAGACGTATGGCAGTCCCTGATCCAGCACGTATTCGATCGCCGGATTGCCGCGCGTGATGACGTTGCCCACCACCACCACATCCGGAGCCGGTTGCAGGTGCTCGGGCGCATAGCCCGACATCAGCTCGATGCCTTGCGCCTCGAGCTGGGTGGACATCGGTGGCCAGGCATTGGCATCCGATCCGGTCACGCGATGCCCGGCCTCGCGCGCCAGCGCCGCGATGCCGGCCATGAAGGTGCCGCAGATTCCGAGGATGTGAAGGTGCATCAGGGGCTGCTCGCCCCCAGTCCCAACATCTGCGCGACCGCGCCGAGCAGGCTGTACAGCATGAAGGTGCCGGCCAGCGTGATGCCCACGCCCATGAAGATTCCGATTTCCAGCGCGCAGCGGTAGATGTGCGCCGACACCGCCAGATTCCACAGCGACAGCGCGAACAGCACCATCATCGGCGCGCCGGGCACCTGCCCCTGTTCCAGCATCTGCGGATTTTCGGAGAACTGGCGCAGCACGTCCGGACCGATCCAGAACAGCACCGGCAGCAGCAGCAACTTGAACACGATGTCCGTGCACAGCAGGCTGTTCACGGTCTGCTGGGCGCGGCTGGTGAACCGCTTGAACTGCAGCACGAACTGGGTGAATGCGATCGTGACCAGCACCACCACTACCGATTCGACCACCGCCACGCCGGTGGGCGTGGTGATGCTCAGCTGCAGGAAGTTGACGAACGCCGCGAACAGCGCGATCGGCAGACTCAGACCACGGGCATAGACGAAGTCCTGGGGACCGGCCTTGAAGCGCATCAGTTGCGCCGTGATCCAGGCGACACGGGCTAGCATGGAGGTTATCGATCTCTGTCGTGGGTGCGGGAGGCGGTATTCTACCGTTCATGACCGTATCGATTGCCGTACCCACCCTGATCATCGACACCCCCGCCGCGCTCGAAAGCGCCATCGCCGTCTGGAAGACGCGCGACTGGCTGGCGGTGGATACCGAATTCGTCCGCGAGGACACCTATCACGCCAGGCTGTGTCTGGTGCAGATCGGTGATGGCGAAACCGCCGCCTGCATCGACACGCTGGCCGTGGACCTCGCACCGCTGTGGCCGCTGCTGGCCGATGAGCGCATCGTCAAGGTGCTGCACTCCGCCAGTCAGGACTACGAAATCTTCGCCGAGCTTTCGGGCGACTGCCCACGACCGCTGTTCGATACCCAGGTCGCCGCGACGATCCTCGGCATCGGCGACCAGATCGGCTATGCCGGGCTGGTCAAGGCGATGCTGGACATCGAGGTCGACAAGAGCCTTTCGCGCACCAACTGGGCGAAGCGGCCGATCCCGCAGCCAGCGATCGAATACGCCGCAGACGATGTGCGTCATCTCGCGGTGATCTACCCGGAACTGCTGCGCCGCCTCGACAGCACTGGCCGCACCGAATGGCTGGAAGCCGACTGCGCCGCCCTCACCGACCCGGCGATGTATCGCACCGAGCCCGAGGATGCCTGGAAGCGCCTGCGCGGACTCGCCCGGCTGGCCCCGGTGGCGCAGCACCGCGCCGCTGCGCTGGCCGCCTGGCGCGAGCGGCGCGCCGTGGAGCGCAACCGGCCGAGACGCTGGATGCTGTCCGACGACGCACTGTACGCGCTGGCGGTTCGCGCGCCGGACAGCCTCGATGATCTGGCCGCGATCAGCGACCTGCCGGCGTCGACGCGCGAGCGCCGCCACGGTGCCGTGTTGCTGGAGGTGCTGGCTGGCGCCGCCCGCAGCGATCAGCCCTTGGTGGCGGACGAGCGCCCCGATGCGGCCTACAAGTCCGCGCTGCAGTCCCTGCAGGCGGTCGTGCGTGAACGCGCGCAGGCGCTGGCGGTGCCGCCCAGCCTGCTGGCGCGGCGCTCCGACCTCGAAGCCTTGCTGCACGCGGGGGAGTCGGCGGATATCGCACCGCTGCGGGGCTGGCGCCGGGAACTGATCGGCGGCGCGCTGCTACAGGCCTTGCCGGCGCCGCACTGAAAAACGCCGGCGGGCCCGCTGGGGTCCGCCGGCGTCAGCATGTGTGCGGGAACCGTCTCAGGCGCCCAGCGACTTGAGGATGCGCCCGAAAATCTCGTCGACCGTACCGATTCCCTCGACCGCCACGACCTTGCCCTGCTGGCCGTAGAAGTCCAGCAGCGGCGCGGTTTCGGCGTTGTAGACGTCGATGCGGTGACGAATCACCTCTTCCTTGTCGTCGGCGCGACCTTCCTTCTCGGCCCGGTCGAGCAGGCGACGCACGATCTCCTCGTCATCCACCTTGAGATGTACCGCCTTGTCGACCGACGGCTGGCCGAGGTCCGCCAGCATCTCCGCCAGCGTGTCGGCCTGCGCCGCGTTTCGCGGAAAGCCGTCCAGAATGAAGCCCTTGCGAGCATCGGGCTCGCCTAAACGCTCCTTGACGATGCCGTTGACGATCGAATTGTCGACCAGCTGCCCCGCATCCATTGCGGCCTTGGCCTTGAGGCCCAGCTCGGTACCGGCCTTGACGGCGGCGCGCAGCGCGTCGCCCGTGGAAATCTTTGGAATCCCGAAATGGTCCACCAGCTTCTCGCCCTGCGTGCCTTTTCCGGAGCCGGGCGCGCCCAGCAGTACGATGCGCATGCTCATGTTCTTCTAGGTCGTATGAATTTCGAGCGCCGATCTGGCGCGGACGGTCCAAGCAGACCGAATTTCGATGCCTCATCCAGCGCAAAGGCAGGCTGAACGGTACCCGGAGCCACGGGACGGCGTCAATGCGGCCATCGGACGCCGGCCGTCTGATGCAACGGTAGCGGCGGATTCAGTATCCTAGCCAGCCAAACACCAACGCACGCACAGCAGAGGGATCATCCGCATGGGATTCGAAGCACTCGGCCCGGGCAGCAAGGCGCCCGAAGAATTCAACGTTGTCATCGAGATCACGGCCTACGGCCCGCCGGTCAAGTACGAAGTGGACAAGGAAACCGGCCTGCTGTCGGTCGACCGCTTCATGAACGTGGCGATGAGCTACCCGGCGAACTACGGTTTCGTGCCCAAGACCCTGTACGACGATGGCGATCCGGTCGACGTGCTGGTGATGACCCCGCACCCGATCGTGCCGGGCAGCGTCATCAAATGCCGTGCGGTCGCCGTACTGGACACCGAGGACGAAAGCGGCCTGGACGCCAAGATTCTGGCCGTGCCGACCGACAAGGTCTCCACCAAGTACTACGCGGACATCAAGGACCTGGCCGACGTGCCGGCGCGCAAGCTCAATGAGATCAAGCACTTCTACGAGCGCTACAAGGATCTCGAAGACGGCAAGTGGGTCAAGGTTTCGGGCTGGCGCGACGCGGCGGCGGCCAAGGGCGAGATCGTCAAGTCGATCGAGGCCTACAAGGGCTGAACTCGAGGCTTGATCGTCTCATCGGGCATCCGCCTGATACGGCAGGACAAAGGCGGCCACCGGCCGCCATTGTTTTTGGGAAATGCCTTGCGCGAAGGCCGCCCAAGCTTGACCAGGGCGCGCGCGCATGCCGAAGATTCGGCATTGATCGGTATCGTTGCACTCAAAACAAAGGGGATGGGGAAATGGAAGCAGTCAGCGAAACGGGGATTCCGGAGAACGAAAAACAGGGCGTGATGATCGCCTATGTCCTGCATGTGCTGGGCTCGTTCACCGGGCTCACGGCCATTGTCGGCATCATCATCAACCACATTCGGGTCAACGAAGTCACCAGCGAATTCGCGCGTTCGCACCATCGCTGGATGATCCGCACGTTCTGGTGGAGCCTGCTTTGGGTGGTCATCGGCGGCATCACCACGCTGATTTTCATCGGCTTCCTGATTCTGTTCGCCGTAACGATCTGGTGGATTTATCGCCTGGTCCGCGGAATCCTCAACTACGTCGACAACAAACCGATGCAGATCTGACCGGTCGGGGGGCGCTGTCAACGCAGGTTCCATGGTGTCGTTGTAGTGGCTTGATGCAGGGAGATCCGGTGGCGCGGCACGACAAGCCGCCTTGAACCGCCGGACGCATAGCCGCTCAGACCATGAGGTCGAACATGTCGATGATCCAAACGCGCTTTTTCACCGTTCCGCTGATACTGACGCTGTGCGCCTGTGCGCCGCCCAAGGCCTTGCGCGGCGAGTATTCGGGCCTGACGCCACAACAGGCGGTCTCCTCCGCGCCCGGCCAGCCCGTACGCTGGGGCGGCATGATCCTGTCGATGCAGAACGACAGCAGCGAGACCTGCTTCGAAGTTCTGAGCAAGCCACTGAATGCCAATGCGCGCCCCACCTCGCGCGATCAGGACCAGGGCCGTTTCCTGGCTTGCTACCCAGGCTACCGTGACCCCAAGGTCTATGCGCCCGGCCGGGAAATCACCGTGGTTGGCAGCCTCAGTGGCGTCGAAACGCGCAAGGTCGGCGAATTCGAATATCCCTACCCGACCGTCGAAGTCGACGACATCTATCTCTGGGCCGAGCACAACGACGTTCAATACGCCTACGCCTACGATCCGTTCCCGTATCCGTACGCGTACTACGGCCCCACGGCGTACTACTACTATCCGGTCTACTACGTGCCAACGCCGCAGCCACCGGACACCGAGGAACCTGCGATGGCCGGCGTCAACGCGATGCGACCGTCCGGAGTGCGCACGAGCGTCGCCCCGGCCGTCAGCGGCGCACTGGGCCGGGTCGGCGTGCGGCGCTGATTCAGCGGGTTCGCCAGCACGACTCAAGCCTCGCGAAGACTGTCGAGTACCCGCTCGACGAGTGATTCCGTGGGCAGTCGTGCATCAAGTATCAGCATGCTTTCGTCGGGCGGGGCAAAGTGCGCAGCGACTTGGCGCACGACACGGGGCTCCCGCCCGGCCCCGGCCCTGGGACCGAGGCGCCGCAAGGCCTCGACCAGGGCGCAGTCCAGCAGCACCAATCGAGACCGCAGGCCGAACGCCATGCCGAGCCCACGGAACTGCTGACGCTGGCCGGCATCCGCAAAGCGCATTGCGTCGACGATCACCGGCCGGCCTTGCTGTGCATAGGCACGCAGCGCCGACCACAGGCCGGCCTGCGCCGCCGCATTTTCGATCTCGCTGAATCCGCCGTCCGCAAACATCGCGGCGCGAATCTCGTCCAGATTCAGGACCGGCCAGGCGCATCGCGCCGCGAGCGCGCGCGCCAGCGTGGTCTTGCCGGCACCCGGCAGACCCGCCAGCGCCAGCAGCGCCGGTTGCAACGGCAGCGCCTCATCCAAAACGGTATCCCCCTGCATCACGTGCTCGCCAGCGCGGAATTGCAAATTCTTACATGAAGTTCAGCGCAACATGGTCAACAGATCGCGCCCGGGCGACGTTGCGCTTGATTGACGACCCGAGCTCATCGGGACTATCGGAAGTTTGCACCGGCAATACCGGTCGCGACGGGGAGATCATCGATGAAATCCGACTCAATGCTGCGCCACAGACTATTAGCGCTCGGGTTGTTGTGCTTGGCCATGACCGGCTGCGGCGGCGGCGGTGGTGGTGGCGGAACGCCAGCGGGTGACGATACCGATCCCCCGCAGGACACCGACTTTTCCGACGATCCGGTCCTCAAGAGCACCGGCTTCACCCATTTCGAAAGCGGACCGGTACGGCCCTTGGCGCTGTCATCCGACGGTCTGAGGCTGTACGCCGTCAACACCCCGGACAATCGTCTCGAAGTGTTCGACGTATCGGGAGCAACACCGCTTCCGCTCGCATCGATTCCGGTCGGTCTGGAACCGGTGGCCGTGGCGCTGCGCGACGACGGCGAAGCCTGGGTCGTCAACCAGCTCTCGGACAGCATCAGCATCGTCGATCTGGCGAGTACCCCGGCGCGCGTGCGCCAGACGCTGTGGGTGGGCGACGAACCGCGCGACATCGTGTTTGCCGGCGGTGAATCCCAGCGCGCTTTCATCACCGCCGCCCATCGCGGGCAGAACGCGCCGTTCGATCCACAATCCACCGAACCCGGCATCGGCCGCGCCGACGTCTGGGTGTTCGACGCCGCCGCGCCCGGCGTCGATGCCGGCGAGCCGATGGCCATCCTCAATCTGTTCGGCGACGTGCCGCGCCCGCTGGCGGTCAGCACCGACGGCGCCACGGTGTACGCCGGCATCTTCTATTCGGGCAACCGCAGCACGGTGCTCGGCTCCGACATCGCCGATGGCGGACTGGACAAGTCCGGGCCGCAGACCAGTGCCGACGGCGTGGAGCAGCCCGATACCGGCCTGATCGTGCAGTTCGACGGCACTGCCTGGATGGATGGCGGCGACCCCAAGACCGGCGCCGAACCGAAGGACTGGAGCGCCAACGTGCATTTCGAGCTGCCCGACCTGGACGTGTTCGCGATCGACGCCGCCGCCACGACACCCCGTGTGAGCGCCAGCTATTCGGGCGTCGGCACCACCCTGTTCGACATGGTGGTGCGCCCCGGCAGTGATGAACTGTTCGTCGCGCAGCTCGAAGCACGCAATCTGGTGCGCTTCGAAGGCAGCGGCAGCGTCTCCACCACGCTCAACGGGCATTTCGCCGAAAGCCGCATCGCGATCCTCGATCCGAGCGACGGCAGCGTGCGGCAGCGCCACCTCAACAAGCACATCGCCAGCTACGACCAGGCCCTGGGCACCGAGGCGGAACGCGAGCTGAGCCTGGCGATGCCGGTGTCGCTGGCCTTTACCGCCGACGGCGCCGCGGTCTACGTGGCCGCCTACGGTTCGCAGGCCCTGGGCGTATTCGACGCCGATGCTCTGGTCGACGACAGTTTCCAACGCGGTGCGGACGATCTGATTCTCCTGTCCGCCGGCGGTCCGGCCGGCATCGTGCTGGACGATGCGCGTGGCCGACTCTACGCCGCCACGCGCTTTGACAACGGCGTATCCGTGGTGGACATCGCCGAGCGCCGCGAGATCGCGCACGCGCGCGCACCGAACCCGGAACCGGCCACGGTCACGGACGGACGCGCCATGTTGTATGACGCACGTCTGACCTCCAGCCGCGGCGATTCCGCCTGCGGCGGCTGCCACATCTTTGGTGACATGGACCACCTGGCCTGGGACCTGGGCGAACCGGAGGGCAGCGTCGCGCTGTCGCCGAACGAGTACAACCCGGCCTCCAACCGTTTCGCACGCCAACCCAGCTTTCACCCGATGAAGGGGCCGATGACCACGCAAAGTCTGCGCGGCCTCGCCGGCAACGGGCCGATGCACTGGCGCGGCGACCGTACCGGCGTAAGCCGCGACGCCGACGAAACCGTCGAGGAGCAGGCCTTCGAGGACTTCACGGTGGCCTTCGTCACGCTGCTGGGTCGTGACGGTGAACCGGACGAGGTGCAGATGGACGCCTTCGCCCATTTCGCGCTGGGCCTGCGCTATCCGCCGAATCCGCTGGCGAATCTCGACAACAGCCTCACGCCCGACCAGGCGGCCGGTCTGGAGTTCTACATGACGCAGACCGTGGACGGCGGCAACACCTGCAACGACTGCCATCAGCTCGACATACTCGCCGGCCGCTTCGGCACCAGCACGCAGCAGAGCACCGAAGGGCCGGGCATCGCCGAGGACTTCAAGATTCCGCATCTGCGCAATGCCTACCAAAAGGTCGGCCGCTTCGGAAAGACCAGCGAGGCGCTCAGCGGCGAAACGCCGGAACTGGGACCGCAGATCCGCGGCTTCGGTTTCGGGCACGACGGTACGGCCGGCTCGGTCGACGACTTCCTGTCGGCGCCGCTGTTCCTGTTTCCGACCGATCTATCGCGTCGTCAGGTCGAAGCCCTGGTGCTGGCCTTCCCGAGCGAGCTGGCGCCGATCGTCGGGCAGCAGGTGAGTCTGTCCGCAGCGAGCGCGGCGCTGGAGCCGCGCGCGCGCCTGCTCGCCGAGCGCGCGGCCGTCACCTCGCCACGTCCCGAATGCGACCTCGTGGTCAAGGCGGTCTTCGCCGGCCAGGCCCGGGGCTACGTCATGAACGCCGAAAGCCGCTTCCTGCCGGATTCCCTGAGCGGCGAAGTCCTGAGCCTGGACGCGCTGCTGGCGCTGGCGGTGACCGACGGCAATGTCGCCACGTTCACCTGCGTGGCACCGGGCGACGGCGCACGCATCGGCGTGGACCGCGACGCGGACGGTACGCTGGACGGTGACGAAACCACATGAGTGTCTGGTGCCGTCTGCTGAACGCGGCGGCCGCGATCCTGCTGGCAGCGACACTCCCCGCCTGTCACGCACGGCCGGCAGCGATGGCGGAGTCGGCGGACGCGGACACGCTCGTCGACCTCGCCTACGGCAGCGACCCCGCGCAGCAGCTCGACGTCTATCGCCCGAAGGACGCACGGCAGGCGCCGCTGATTCTCATGGTGCACGGCGGCGCCTGGCGCATCGGCGACAAACGCAGTCGCGCCGTGGTGGAGAACAAGGTCGCGCGCTGGCTGCCCAAAGGCTTCATCTTCGTCTCCGTCAACAACCGGCTGCTGCCGGACGCCGGACCATTGGAACAGGCAGCAGACCTGGCCCGC
Proteins encoded in this window:
- a CDS encoding adenylate kinase, with the protein product MRIVLLGAPGSGKGTQGEKLVDHFGIPKISTGDALRAAVKAGTELGLKAKAAMDAGQLVDNSIVNGIVKERLGEPDARKGFILDGFPRNAAQADTLAEMLADLGQPSVDKAVHLKVDDEEIVRRLLDRAEKEGRADDKEEVIRHRIDVYNAETAPLLDFYGQQGKVVAVEGIGTVDEIFGRILKSLGA
- the ppa gene encoding inorganic diphosphatase gives rise to the protein MGFEALGPGSKAPEEFNVVIEITAYGPPVKYEVDKETGLLSVDRFMNVAMSYPANYGFVPKTLYDDGDPVDVLVMTPHPIVPGSVIKCRAVAVLDTEDESGLDAKILAVPTDKVSTKYYADIKDLADVPARKLNEIKHFYERYKDLEDGKWVKVSGWRDAAAAKGEIVKSIEAYKG
- a CDS encoding Slp family lipoprotein gives rise to the protein MSMIQTRFFTVPLILTLCACAPPKALRGEYSGLTPQQAVSSAPGQPVRWGGMILSMQNDSSETCFEVLSKPLNANARPTSRDQDQGRFLACYPGYRDPKVYAPGREITVVGSLSGVETRKVGEFEYPYPTVEVDDIYLWAEHNDVQYAYAYDPFPYPYAYYGPTAYYYYPVYYVPTPQPPDTEEPAMAGVNAMRPSGVRTSVAPAVSGALGRVGVRR
- a CDS encoding ATP-binding protein; protein product: MQGDTVLDEALPLQPALLALAGLPGAGKTTLARALAARCAWPVLNLDEIRAAMFADGGFSEIENAAAQAGLWSALRAYAQQGRPVIVDAMRFADAGQRQQFRGLGMAFGLRSRLVLLDCALVEALRRLGPRAGAGREPRVVRQVAAHFAPPDESMLILDARLPTESLVERVLDSLREA